A single region of the Cereibacter sphaeroides 2.4.1 genome encodes:
- a CDS encoding DUF1330 domain-containing protein, with amino-acid sequence MATALWIANVEVTDAEAYGRYAKGAGPAIAAHGGVFLARGGRHVQLEGRDRSRNVVARFPSVEAAVACYNSPEYQAALDHARGASVRDLVVVEEAE; translated from the coding sequence ATGGCGACCGCGCTCTGGATTGCGAATGTGGAAGTGACGGACGCGGAGGCCTACGGGCGTTATGCCAAGGGGGCGGGGCCCGCGATCGCTGCCCATGGCGGCGTGTTCCTCGCCCGGGGCGGCCGCCACGTCCAGCTCGAGGGGCGGGATCGCTCGCGCAACGTGGTGGCGCGTTTCCCCTCGGTCGAGGCGGCGGTGGCCTGCTACAACTCGCCCGAATATCAGGCCGCTCTCGATCATGCGCGTGGCGCCTCCGTCCGCGATCTCGTCGTGGTCGAAGAGGCCGAGTGA